The following is a genomic window from Hymenobacter monticola.
TACGCTCATCGACAACGTTTTCTATGCCGGCGGGTCGGGGCGGTACCACTGCCGGCGCGGCGTGCTCCGCGCCGACTACCTGCACGACCGGGACGGGGCCTGCGCCGATTTTGCCCGCTGCTACCAGACGCGCCGCTACGCCGATTTTCAGGCCCCGCCGGGGCGGCCCCAATGGCGCAACTGCTCTTTGCCTGGGCGCACCCCATTCACCTGGCTCGCCAACGCGCTGCCCGATGACGGGGCCCTGCGGCTGGGTTATTTCAGCCAGGGCGCCACCAAAGCCCTGGAAGTGGGCTACTACCGCTACACCACCGGAAACAGTTATTCCCAGCACGGCCCTTCGGCGGGGCTGGAAATGGGCGCCGGGCCACGGCATTACGTGCTGGCCCCTAAGCTGAGCTACGAGGCCACGGCCGCCTTTTGCGGTACCCGGCTGGACGTAGCGTATTACGTGGTCAATTTCCGAACTGGCGGCCTGCGCCTTACGCCCCAGGCAGGCCTGTTGCTGTGGGGCTTCCTCAACGTTTTCTACGGCTATTCCATCCCCCTCACGGGCAGCGACTTGCCGGAACTAGGCCCGCACCGCATCGGCTTCCACCTCAATTTTACGGACAACGGGCCTAGCTTCAAAATCGGCGGCTGAACCGGGTCACCAAATCAGCACCAACCCCGCAGCCGGTAAACCAACCAGCCGGTTGTTTCATGGATGAGCAAACTCAGGTTTTCCAGGGCCGAAGCATTGGGAACCAGCCAGTAGCCCGGCGACCAGCTGCGGTCGGTGCTGCGGTAGCCGGCCGGGAAGGCCAGGGGCTGCAGGCCCACCTTACGGAAGCAGCCCAGCGCCCGCCGCTCGTGGAAGGCCGAGGTGACGAGGACAAGCGTGTCGACGCCGGGGTAGCGGGCCAGCAGGCGCTTGGTGAACAGCGCGTTTTCGCGGGTGTTGCGGCTGCTGTCTTCCACGATGATGTCGGAATTGGGCACGCCGGCCAGGCGCAGCAGCGTGGCCAGGTCGGAAGCCTCGGTATGAGCTTTGGCCAACACGGCGCCCGAGCCGCCGGATACGATGATGCGCCGCACCCGCCGGGCCCGGTACAGCCACAAAGCGTGGGTGAGGCGGTCGGCCCCGGCGCCGAGGTAGGCGCGGTCGTGCGGCGACTTATTGACCTGGGTGATGCCGGTGAGCAGCACGGCGGCATCGGCGCGGGCAGGGAGGGCGGCCAGCGGCACGGCCGGCAGTTCCCAGGCCAGCAAGGCTTCGTTGGTGAGGGCGGGGTTGGTGGCCAGCAGCGCGAGGGCGGCGGCCGCTACCAGCCACTGCCGCTGCCGGCGCGGCTGCCGGGCCACCAGGGCGCCGAGCAGCAACACCAGCAGCCACACGGTGGGCAATAAAACGAGGTCGAGGACCTTGGAGAGGATAAAAAACATGCCCAAAGGTAGGCCGCCAGAGCGGCGGCCGGCCTTCGCTACTACTATTCGGTGTGGGGCATGAAGGCCCGCAGCCGGGCCAGCTGGGCCTGCACGGCTTCTTCGGTGGTGAGGTTGTCGCACTCGAGCATGCGCCCCTGGCAGTAGCTCACAAAGAAAGGCGCCACTTTCTGTTGCATCAGCTTCTTGGCCACGGGGTTCTCGTCGGAATCGAGGCGCACAAACAAGATGGTTTCATTGCCGGGGTCGTCCACGAACTTGGCAAAGGGCGGGGCCAGGGCCTGGCAAATGGCGCAATCCTCGGAGGTAAACTTGGCAAACACCTTCATGTGCTCGTGCGTGAGACGGCGCAAGCCTTCGTCGTTGGTATCGACCACGTGTTTGCGTTCTGCTTCGGTCATGGGAAACGGGCGTGAATGGGTGCCTTAAACTCTTTTTTTATGGAGGAGGTTTCTGGCACCCCATGCCGCGCCTACTTCCGCAGCAGCAGTTCGCGGATGTACTTCACCGGCGCGCTGCCGTAGCTCAGGAAGTTTTCGTTGAAGGCTTTCAAGTCGAAGTCCTTGCCTTGTTTCTGCTTGAGCTCTTCGCGCAGGGCGTAAATCTCGGTGTAGCCCGTGAAGTAGCTGCTGAGCTGCACCTGGCTCAGGGTGGCGCGCAGCCACTTGCCACGGGCCTCGGCTTCTTCCTGGAAACCCTCGCGGCGCAGCAGGCCCACCACCTCGGCCTCGCTCATGTTGTCGACCTGAATGGCGTGGTCGATGACAGCGTTCAGCGTGGAGCGCATGTTCCACTTGTCCCACAGCAGCCACATTTCGTCGGAGTTGCGGCCGTAGCCGTTTTCCAGCATCATGCGCTCGGCGTACACGGCCCAGCCCTCAATCATGGCGCCGTTGCCGAAAATGCTTTTCACCAGCGAGGGCGAGCGGTTGGCGTACACCAGCTGCGTGTAGTGGCCCGGAATGGCTTCGTGGATGTTGAGAATCTGCAGGGTGTAGTCGTTGTACTCGCGCAGGTAGCTTTCGGCCTGGGCGGGCGTCCAGTCGGCCGGAATGGGCTCCACGTTGTAGTAGGTGTTGGCGCCCTTGTCGTAGGGCCCAGGGGCCGACACGCTGGCGCCCGCGCCGCTGCCGCGCATGTAAAGCGGCGTTTCGCGCACCACCAGCGGCTTGCTGGGGTCCTGGGTGAGCAGCTTTTTCTCGTTCACGAACGCCACCAGCGTCGGAATCTGGCGCTTCACAGCGTCCACGAAGCCGTCGCGCGGGGCGTGCTTGAGCGTGAGCTGGTTGATGACGGCCGTAATCAGGCCCAGCGTGTCGGCCGGGGCTTTCTGGCCGGGGAAATATTTGGGATAGAGGCGCGCGGCGCGGCGGCCCATGTCGTGCAGCAGTTCGGCCTTGTGTTTTTGGGCTTCCTGGTACAGCTCGGCCGCCGAAAAGCGCGACTGAATATCGTAGGCAAATTTCTGCTCAAACAGCTCCTTGCCGATGCGGAACGAGCGGAACTGACCCTTGCTCAGCACATCCTTTTCCAGGAAGCTCATGTAGCCCTGCACGGCTGTGCGGGCGGCCGCCACGCGGTCCATCATCGCCTTTTTCTCGGCGGCGCTCAGGCCCGACTTCTTCACCGAATCGGCCAGGGCCGGACCAAGCACCGCGAGGCCGCCGGCGTTTTGCTTGAGGGCCAGGGCAGTGTGCTCCTTCGTGGGGTTGCTGATGTTGGCCTTGGCAGCGGCGTAAAACTCCGCCGCGTGGCTGATTTTGTCGGAGATGTTGCGCAGGCGGCGGTCCAGGCGGTAGTGGCGGCCGTTGAGCAGCTCGCCCACGGCTGCACCGAGGTTGTAGCTGGCGGGGTTCCACTGCCAGGACTTGAGCGTGTCGGCGTACCAGCGCTCGGCGCGCAACTCGTTTCGGAGCAGGCGCAGGTCAATCTGGTTGTTGGGCGAGAGGCTGTCGGCCGAGAACTTGCCCAGCGCAGCCAGGTACTTTTGGGCAAACGCGTCGTCGCTTTGTCGCTGGGCGGCGTTGGGAATCACCAGCAGCGAGTCGTATTTGTGGTAGCCCTGGCTGCTGGCGTAGTCGGGGTTTTGCCGCCACAGGGCTTCAATGAACTGGTTTTTGAAGGCATCGAAGCGGGTGTCGGCGCCAGCGGTAGCGGTGCCGGACTTTTCGGCTTGGGAACAACCGGCTAGCGCGAGGGCCAGCAGAGAGAGGTAGCGGAATTTCATAGGCAAGGATTGACCAGCGTCTCGGCGTTGCTGATGTTGAGTGATATTGCAAGGTTGGGTTCGTTCAACGCGGAGACGAGAAGTGTCACATCTCTGCAATCGCTCTTATGGACCCAATGCCCAAAGGAACACCCCAAACCCGCCGCGTTGCAAAGCGCCGCCGTAGGTTTGTCCCGCCGTTCGGCCTTTCCGTACAAGCCCAACCCTCTCCACCCAAAATTCCCGCATGAACTCCCGCATCGAACACGACTTTCTGGGCGAACGCAGCCTGCCCGACACCGCCTACTACGGCATCCAGACGCTGCGCGCCCTTGAAAACTTCGCCATCACCGGCATCCCCATCAAGGCCGAGCCGTTGTTTGTGCAGGCCTTGGCCTACGTGAAAAAAGGCGCCGCCCTGGCCAACAAAGAGCTGGGCGTGCTGCCCGCCAACATCGCCGACGCCATTGCCGCCGCCTGCGACCGGGTGGCCCAGGGCGAGTTCGACAACCAGTTCCTGACCGACATGATTCAGGGCGGCGCGGGCACTTCGGTGAACATGAATGCCAACGAAGTCATCGCCAACGTGGCCCTCGAAATGATGGGCCACCAGAAGGGCGAGTACCAGTACTGCCACCCCAACAACCACGTCAACTGCTCGCAAAGCACCAACGACGCCTACCCCACCGCCTTCCGCATCGCCCTCAACAACAAGCTGGTGGGCTACCGCGAAACCTTAGTGGCCCTGGCCGACGCCTTTGCCCAGAAGGCCGAGGAGTTCCGCGACATTCTGAAAATGGGCCGCACCCAGCTGCAGGACGCCGTGCCGATGAGCATGGGCGACGAATTCCGCGCTTTCGCCACCAACCTGCGCGAGGAGCTGCTACGCATCGACGACTCGCGCCGGCTGATTGACGAAATCAACATGGGCGCCACCGCCATCGGCTCGCGCGTGAACGCCCCCACCGGCTACCCCGAGCTCGTGACCGAGCACCTGCGCCGCATCACGGGCCTGAACCTGAGCCTGGCCGGCGACTTGTTTGAGGCCACCTACGACACCGGTGCTTACGTGCAGCTCTCGGGCGTGCTGAAGCGCACGGCAGTGAAGCTCAGCAAAATCTGCAACGACCTGCGCCTGCTGTCCTCGGGCCCGCGCACGGGCATCAACGAAATCAACCTGCCGCCCTTGCAGCCCGGCTCCAGCATCATGCCCGGCAAGGTGAACCCCGTGGTGCCCGAGGTGGTAAACCAAACGGCCTTCTACGTCATCGGGGCCGACCTCACGGTGACCATGGCCGCCGAAGCCGGCCAGCTGCAGCTCAACGTGATGGAGCCGGTTATCAGCTTCGCGCTGTTCACTTCCATTTCCTACATGACCAACGCCTGCCGCACCCTGCGCGACAAGTGCGTCATCGGCATCACGGCCAACAAGCAGCACGCCGAAAACCTGGTGCGCAACAGCATCGGCATCGTCACGCAGCTTAACCCGGTCATCGGCTACGAGGCCTCCGCCGAAATCGCCAAAGAGGCGCTGAAAACCGGCAAGTCGGTGCACGACATTGCCGTGACGGAGCGCGGGCTGCTGACGCAGGAAAAGTGGGACGAGATTTTCACGTTTGAAAACCTGATTCGGCCGGTATTCAAGCAGTAGTGCAATTCTGCTAAGCGCAGCCGCGAAACCTCACCCCTGGCCCCTCTCCTCAGGAGAGGGGAGCCTGACGATTAACGTTCGGAGTTGGACTGGTGTCCCCTCTCCTGAGGAGAGGGGGTCAGGGGGTGAGGTTTCGCGGCTGCGCTTGGCAGCATATTCTTTTTAATACTTCCTACCCCATGCGCCCCTTCCTCTTTCTCGCCTGCCTCCTGCTTGCCGCTTCCTCCGCCCGCGCCGCGCGGGTCGACACCCTCAACATTCCCAGCGCGGCCATGCATAAAACCTACCGTGCCAACGTGGTGCTGCCGGCCTCCTACGCCAAGAATAAGAAGGCCAACTACCCCGTGCTCTACCTGCTGCACGGCGCCTATGGCCACTTCGACAACTGGCTGACCAAGACGCCCGATAAACAACTTCTGCACCGCTTGGCCGACCAGTACAACCTGATTATTGTGAACCCTGAGGGCGAAACCTTTAGCTTCTACCTCGACAGCCCGGTGAAGGCCGACAGCCAGTTCGAAACCTACCTCACCAAGGAAGTCATTCCGGCCATCGACCAGGCCTACCGCACCGTGCGCGACCGCAAGGGCCGCCTCATCACGGGCCTCTCCATGGGCGGTTTCGGGGCGATGTACCTCTCGGCCCGCCACCCCGACCTGTACGGCGCTGCCGGCAGCATGAGCGGCGCGCTGGAGCTGAGCAGCGCCAACCGCAAGCTCACGCCCGACGAGCTGGCCTGGCGCACCAAAAACCTGCTGCCCATCATGGGCTCGGAGGAACAAAACCCTGCGTTTTTCAAAGCCAATTCGGTGGTGAACATGGTTGACCAGATGCAGCAAAACGGCCTGCCCCTCATCTTCGACTGCGGCGTCGACGATGGCCTCATCGACATCAACCGCGAGATGCACCGCCGGCTGGTGTACAACCACACCCCGCACGACTACACCGAGCGCCCCGGCGCCCACACCTGGGAATACTGGCAAACGGCGTTGCCCTACCAGGTGCAGTTTTTCGGGCAGGTGCTGAAGGCCAACGGCGTGGCCGTGCCGTTGTAAGAACCCCGCCCAGCTATATCCAATGGGCACCGGCGGCCGTACTGTTCAGGTAACCACCCTGCCCGTTGTCATGTCCACTTCCCTTCTCCCGCGCTTGCTGTTGCTGGCGTTGCTGGCCGGCTGCGGCCAAAAGTCCGACGGCACGTCCTACGGCGTGAACCCCGCCAAGCACCCCGACGGCCATTTGCTGGCCCCCAAAGACAGCGGGCGCGTCGACCACGAAACCCACCGGGGCATGCCCAAAGCCACCGAGGCCACCGTCATTAGCAACGGCAGCACGCAGGGGCACGTGGGCCACCCGGGGCAGTAGGGCCTCCGCGCATCGCACCGCCCGGCCAACAATCCCGCGCCGGCCCGGTTCTATGCCGCACCTTTCCCAAAACCCCTTTCCATGAAATACCACCTGCTGGGCCGTACGGGCCTGAAAGTTTCCGAGCTTTGCCTCGGTACCATGACGTTTGGCGCCGTCGGCGGTCGCTTTGCTGCCATTAATGGCGTCGACCAGGCCGGGGCCGATGCTCTGGTGAAACGCGCCGTGGAAGCCGGCATCAACTTCCTTGACACGGCCAACATCTATACTGAAGGCCAGTCGGAGGAAATCACCGGCCAGGCCATTCACAACCTCGGGCTGCGGCGCGACTCGCTCATCCTGGCCACCAAGGTGCGCGGCAAGATGGGCGACGGCCCCAACGACGCCGGCCTCACCCGCCAGCACATCATGGCCCAGGTAGAAGGCTCGCTCAAGCGCCTCAAAACCGACTACATCGACCTCTACCAAACCCACTCCTACGACCCGCTCACGCCCTTCGAGGAAACCCTGCGCGCCCTCGACGACCTCGTGCGCCAGGGCAAGGTGCGCTACATCGGGGCCAGCAACGTGGCCGCTTGGCAGCTGATGAAGGCCCTCGGCATCTCGGAGCGCCAGCACCTGGAGCGCTACCAGAGTCTGCAGGCCTACTACACCATCGCGGGCCGCGACCTAGAACGCGAGCTCGTGCCCCTGCTGCAAGACCAGCAGCTCGGCCTGATGGTGTGGAGCCCCCTGGCCGGCGGCTTCCTCTCGGGCAAATACACCCGCGAAAACCCCACCGGCGAAGGCCGCCGCAGCAACTTCGACTTCCCGCCCGTGAACAAGGAGCTGGCTTTCGACATCATCGACAAATTGCGCCCCATGGCCGAAGCCAAAAACACCACCGTGGCCGCCCTGGCGCTGGCCTGGCTGCTGCACCAGCCGGTGGTGAGCACCGTCATCATCGGCGCTAAAAAGATGGACCAGCTCGAAGACAACCTCAAAGCCGTGGACGTGCAGCTTACCCCCGACGAGCTCAAGCAGCTGGAAGAAGTGAGCAGGCTCGCCCCCGAATACCCCGGCTGGATGCTGACCATGACCGGCGCCGACCGGCAGTTATAATAGATTCTCCGAATCAAACAAAAAGGCCCGCTGGAATGCCCAGCGGGCCTTTTTTTATCGGCGATGCGAACGACGTCGGGCGTGGTTCGCCCCCGCCCACCGTTGAAC
Proteins encoded in this region:
- a CDS encoding YdcF family protein; the protein is MFFILSKVLDLVLLPTVWLLVLLLGALVARQPRRQRQWLVAAAALALLATNPALTNEALLAWELPAVPLAALPARADAAVLLTGITQVNKSPHDRAYLGAGADRLTHALWLYRARRVRRIIVSGGSGAVLAKAHTEASDLATLLRLAGVPNSDIIVEDSSRNTRENALFTKRLLARYPGVDTLVLVTSAFHERRALGCFRKVGLQPLAFPAGYRSTDRSWSPGYWLVPNASALENLSLLIHETTGWLVYRLRGWC
- a CDS encoding thioredoxin family protein — encoded protein: MTEAERKHVVDTNDEGLRRLTHEHMKVFAKFTSEDCAICQALAPPFAKFVDDPGNETILFVRLDSDENPVAKKLMQQKVAPFFVSYCQGRMLECDNLTTEEAVQAQLARLRAFMPHTE
- a CDS encoding DUF885 domain-containing protein, yielding MKFRYLSLLALALAGCSQAEKSGTATAGADTRFDAFKNQFIEALWRQNPDYASSQGYHKYDSLLVIPNAAQRQSDDAFAQKYLAALGKFSADSLSPNNQIDLRLLRNELRAERWYADTLKSWQWNPASYNLGAAVGELLNGRHYRLDRRLRNISDKISHAAEFYAAAKANISNPTKEHTALALKQNAGGLAVLGPALADSVKKSGLSAAEKKAMMDRVAAARTAVQGYMSFLEKDVLSKGQFRSFRIGKELFEQKFAYDIQSRFSAAELYQEAQKHKAELLHDMGRRAARLYPKYFPGQKAPADTLGLITAVINQLTLKHAPRDGFVDAVKRQIPTLVAFVNEKKLLTQDPSKPLVVRETPLYMRGSGAGASVSAPGPYDKGANTYYNVEPIPADWTPAQAESYLREYNDYTLQILNIHEAIPGHYTQLVYANRSPSLVKSIFGNGAMIEGWAVYAERMMLENGYGRNSDEMWLLWDKWNMRSTLNAVIDHAIQVDNMSEAEVVGLLRREGFQEEAEARGKWLRATLSQVQLSSYFTGYTEIYALREELKQKQGKDFDLKAFNENFLSYGSAPVKYIRELLLRK
- the aspA gene encoding aspartate ammonia-lyase; the protein is MNSRIEHDFLGERSLPDTAYYGIQTLRALENFAITGIPIKAEPLFVQALAYVKKGAALANKELGVLPANIADAIAAACDRVAQGEFDNQFLTDMIQGGAGTSVNMNANEVIANVALEMMGHQKGEYQYCHPNNHVNCSQSTNDAYPTAFRIALNNKLVGYRETLVALADAFAQKAEEFRDILKMGRTQLQDAVPMSMGDEFRAFATNLREELLRIDDSRRLIDEINMGATAIGSRVNAPTGYPELVTEHLRRITGLNLSLAGDLFEATYDTGAYVQLSGVLKRTAVKLSKICNDLRLLSSGPRTGINEINLPPLQPGSSIMPGKVNPVVPEVVNQTAFYVIGADLTVTMAAEAGQLQLNVMEPVISFALFTSISYMTNACRTLRDKCVIGITANKQHAENLVRNSIGIVTQLNPVIGYEASAEIAKEALKTGKSVHDIAVTERGLLTQEKWDEIFTFENLIRPVFKQ
- a CDS encoding alpha/beta hydrolase; protein product: MRPFLFLACLLLAASSARAARVDTLNIPSAAMHKTYRANVVLPASYAKNKKANYPVLYLLHGAYGHFDNWLTKTPDKQLLHRLADQYNLIIVNPEGETFSFYLDSPVKADSQFETYLTKEVIPAIDQAYRTVRDRKGRLITGLSMGGFGAMYLSARHPDLYGAAGSMSGALELSSANRKLTPDELAWRTKNLLPIMGSEEQNPAFFKANSVVNMVDQMQQNGLPLIFDCGVDDGLIDINREMHRRLVYNHTPHDYTERPGAHTWEYWQTALPYQVQFFGQVLKANGVAVPL
- a CDS encoding lipoprotein produces the protein MSTSLLPRLLLLALLAGCGQKSDGTSYGVNPAKHPDGHLLAPKDSGRVDHETHRGMPKATEATVISNGSTQGHVGHPGQ
- a CDS encoding aldo/keto reductase; its protein translation is MKYHLLGRTGLKVSELCLGTMTFGAVGGRFAAINGVDQAGADALVKRAVEAGINFLDTANIYTEGQSEEITGQAIHNLGLRRDSLILATKVRGKMGDGPNDAGLTRQHIMAQVEGSLKRLKTDYIDLYQTHSYDPLTPFEETLRALDDLVRQGKVRYIGASNVAAWQLMKALGISERQHLERYQSLQAYYTIAGRDLERELVPLLQDQQLGLMVWSPLAGGFLSGKYTRENPTGEGRRSNFDFPPVNKELAFDIIDKLRPMAEAKNTTVAALALAWLLHQPVVSTVIIGAKKMDQLEDNLKAVDVQLTPDELKQLEEVSRLAPEYPGWMLTMTGADRQL